In one Culex quinquefasciatus strain JHB chromosome 2, VPISU_Cqui_1.0_pri_paternal, whole genome shotgun sequence genomic region, the following are encoded:
- the LOC6053106 gene encoding mRNA (2'-O-methyladenosine-N(6)-)-methyltransferase encodes MNDISTNNKETVLPGPSAWEQLTNPALAEQHHQQQQQQQQQLQQQQQQQHLQQQQQLHHQQQQHQQHQQQQQHVPPPQHHPHPHPHPHPHLQHPGMHPHPGVGHHPQGQGPPALQIHHHPLPPQMQQQMQATSPTTTAAPPMTPTKSTPPDMSHTPQSAPNQTPGPSYAEELHPELVNQGWRKFWSKREGRPYFWNKLTGESLWETPMLNRGGGAGGGGQQGFDPLTDPLGICHSGGTGNGPAGPPPPPQHNSNALKRRASEDTQNHHGQGQGGTGAPPPLKKYVLPGPWDLEIPTNVVMYDRIPTMHPHPYPEVEAMRGLFTVRLFKTYEDLCTKRESINPPAGSFNRWLMERKIIDRGLDPMLPSACAPEISQQMYREIIRDIPIKIVKPKFTGDARKQLSRYCDAAKKIVERRSASVESKKIVKWNAEETYEWLRKTVGASYEDFQDRLSHLRRQCEPHIVATVQNSVEQLCTKIYHLSAQHVKTTRDRHGQILKESGIQELTQPLAAPLARKVWCYPVQFAIPSPRMPQIDYNTDRDHMTIKYTHASLPGPDTHTINSSHLQKLEQLYRYNCFDDKKFDFFIGRVYCMLKRYSSFLYGAASPNQQEPELTQSALPAVVFECLHQHFGVTFECFASPLNCYFRQYCSAFGDADSYFGSRGSFLEFRPVSGSFQVNPPYCEELIDATLQHIDRLLTDSTEPLSFIVFLQEWKEPALQCLSKIEDSHFKRKQVVVMGMEHEYRHGLQHCIPKSDVNFKSIHGTMVVWLQNNAGFQRWGPTEARVDALLEAFRPGRERERDKVVPVSSGGGAGSTPAPGAGGSTPASVGSPPEAPGSVGEHAPGSTTPKTPTTPTI; translated from the exons ATGAACGACATCAGCACCAACAATAAGGAAACGGTCCTGCCCGGCCCATCCGCCTGGGAGCAGTTAACCAATCCGGCTCTTGCCGAACAACaccatcaacagcagcagcaacagcaacaacaacttcaacaacaacagcaacaacaacacttgcagcaacaacagcagctccatcatcaacaacaacaacatcagcaacatcaacagcagcagcagcatgtgCCACCTCCCCAACACCATCCCCACCCTCACCCGCACCCCCATCCTCACCTCCAACACCCGGGAATGCATCCCCATCCGGGCGTCGGCCACCATCCCCAAGGGCAGGGACCACCGGCGTTGCAAATCCACCATCACCCACTTCCACCCCAAATGCAGCAGCAAATGCAGGCCACGAGTCCAACGACCACGGCGGCCCCTCCGATGACCCCGACCAAGTCGACTCCACCGGACATGTCCCACACGCCGCAGAGCGCGCCAAATCAGACGCCCGGTCCGAGCTATGCCGAAGAGTTGCACCCGGAGCTGGTGAACCAGGGTTGGCGCAAGTTTTGGTCCAAGCGGGAGGGTCGGCCGTACTTTTGGAACAAACTGACCGGCGAGAGTCTGTGGGAGACGCCGATGTTGAATCGGGGAGGCGGTGCCGGCGGGGGTGGTCAGCAGGGTTTTGATCCGTTGACGGATCCGTTGGGCATTTGTCACTCGGGCGGGACGGGGAATGGTCCGGCTGGGCCGCCACCACCGCCGCAGCATAACAGTAACGCGCTGAAGAGGCGGGCCTCGGAGGACACGCAGAACCATCATGGGCAGGGCCAGGGCGGAACGGGAGCGCCACCGCCGTTGAAGAAGTACGTGTTGCCTGGGCCGTGGGACTTGGAGATTCCGACGAACGTGGTGATGTACGATCGCATTCCGACGATGCACCCGCATCCGTACCCGGAGGTTGAGGCTATGCGCGGGTTGTTTACGGTGCGGTTGTTCAAGACGTACGAGGATCTCTGCACGAAGCGCGAGTCGATCAATCCGCCGGCTGGGTCGTTCAATCGGTGGCTGATGGAGCGCAAGATTATCGATCGCGGGCTGGATCCGATGCTGCCGAGTGCGTGTGCGCCGGAGATTTCGCAGCAGATGTACAGGGAAATTATACGGGACATTCCGATCAAGATCGTCAAGCCAAAGTTCACGGGCGACGCGCGGAAGCAACTCTCGCGGTACTGCGACGCGGCCAAGAAGATAGTCGAGCGGCGGTCCGCGTCCGTGGAGAGCAAAAAGATCGTCAAGTGGAACGCCGAAGAGACGTACGAGTGGCTGCGGAAGACGGTCGGGGCGAGCTACGAGGACTTTCAGGACCGGCTGTCGCACCTCCGGCGGCAGTGTGAACCGCACATCGTAGCGACGGTCCAGAACAGCGTCGAGCAGCTCTGCACCAAGATCTACCACCTTTCGGCGCAGCACGTCAAAACGACCCGCGATCGGCACGGCCAGATCCTGAAGGAGAGCGGCATCCAGGAGTTGACGCAGCCGTTGGCCGCTCCACTCGCGCGGAAGGTTTGGTGCTACCCGGTCCAGTTTGCCATTCCGTCGCCGCGGATGCCCCAGATCGATTACAACACCGACCGGGACCACATGACGATCAAGTACACGCACGCGTCGCTGCCGGGGCCGGACACGCACACGATCAACAGTTCGCACCTGCAAAAGTTG GAACAACTGTACCGCTACAACTGCTTCGACGACAAAAAGTTTGACTTTTTCATCGGGCGCGTGTACTGCATGCTGAAGCGCTACTCGAGCTTCCTGTACGGCGCGGCCAGTCCCAACCAGCAGGAACCGGAACTGACACAGTCGGCGCTGCCGGCGGTGGTCTTCGAGTGTCTACATCAGCACTTTGGCGTGACGTTCGAGTGCTTCGCGAGCCCACTGAACTGCTACTTCCGGCAGTACTGTTCGGCGTTTGGCGACGCGGACTCGTACTTTGGGTCGCGCGGGTCGTTTCTGGAGTTTCGCCCCGTGTCCGGGTCGTTCCAGGTGAATCCGCCGTACTGCGAGGAGCTGATTGACGCCACGCTGCAGCACATTGACCGGTTGCTGACGGATTCGACCGAGCCGTTGAG CTTCATCGTGTTTCTGCAAGAGTGGAAGGAACCGGCGCTGCAGTGCCTCTCCAAGATCGAGGACAGCCACTTTAAGCGGAAGCAGGTCGTCGTGATGGGGATGGAGCACGAGTACCGGCACGGGCTGCAGCACTGCATTCCGAA ATCGGACGTCAACTTCAAGAGCATCCACGGCACGATGGTCGTGTGGCTGCAGAACAACGCCGGCTTTCAGCGCTGGGGACCGACGGAAGCGCGGGTGGACGCCCTCCTCGAAGCGTTCCGACCGGGGCGGGAGCGCGAACGGGACAAGGTGGTGCCGGTGAGCAGTGGAGGGGGCGCAGGATCGACTCCCGCCCCAGGAGCCGGTGGCAGTACGCCGGCCTCGGTGGGAAGTCCGCCGGAGGCACCGGGAAGTGTCGGGGAGCACGCGCCTGGTTCGACGACGCCCAAAACGCCGACCACGCCGACGATTTAA
- the LOC6053105 gene encoding trafficking protein particle complex subunit 12, translating into MTDNQGEPSLSQYFANDPPSFFDQLAEKEGKSQPKIPDPYATYDFLPSASPVDTRHNVPDSVRDLWELPAAVEPGAALVLTMPGVSVATDLNDPVQEAVSFLVDPVEAQHRKILSPDDVTQDERGLRELIEHGCFRSAVNLTARLLTIKQQGFGRAGYTVKHSPNSLQLWFTRLALLVKLGQFEIVKMEAEPFGSLNKPDVFYEFYHPDMHSDKKGSMASFSFRLLLAELPIYLGTPRIALDRLTELLAVTSQIRSYFGKLPDSDHNKQAASFWLTREKRILHSIVNCSLLVKDFSLADQLLRQLIDSPGTTADEKRSLLSCWGRIRLQCGDIYGAEKKFSEAKRLKEDAAGQDADLRELVDRGLLAVAQNDFQSAFDLFQKAAALDATSTMLYNNMGVCLLYSGKLKEAIKMFEGAIQRNPKLALNENLLVNLSTLYELESNNSKDKKIALLKLVNKNRADLSVGLDICLKLQTIA; encoded by the exons ATGACCGACAACCAGGGGGAACCCAGCCTGAGCCAGTATTTCGCCAACGATCCGCCCAGCTTCTTTGACCAGCTGGCGGAAAAGGAag GAAAATCTCAACCCAAAATTCCCGACCCTTACGCCACGTACGACTTCCTTCCGTCGGCCTCCCCGGTGGACACCCGGCACAACGTTCCGGACAGCGTTCGCGACCTGTGGGAACTTCCCGCGGCGGTTGAACCGGGTGCGGCTCTGGTGCTGACGATGCCCGGCGTGAGCGTAGCTACCGATTTGAACGATCCGGTCCAGGAGGCGGTTAGCTTCCTGGTGGATCCGGTGGAGGCGCAACACCGGAAGATTCTCTCGCCGGATGATGTGACCCAGGATGAGCGAGGGTTGCGGGAGTTGATCGAGCACGGGTGTTTTCGGTCGGCGGTTAATTTGACCGCGCGGTTGTTGACCATCAAGCAGCAGGGCTTTGGGAGGGCTGGTTACACGGTGAAGCATTCGCCGAACTCGTTGCAGCTGTGGTTTACGCGGTTGGCACTGCTGGTTAAGTTGGGCCAGTTTGAGATTGTTAAAATGGAGGCGGAACCGTTTGGATCGCTGAACAAGCCGGATGTGTTTTACGAGTTTTACCACCCGGACATGCACTCGGACAAGAAGGGCTCGATGGCTTCGTTCTCGTTTCGACTTTTGCTGGCGGAGCTGCCCATCTATTTGGGCACGCCAAGAATCGCACTGGATCGTCTTACTGAACTGTTGGCCGTGACCAGTCAAATCCGAAGCTACTTCGGCAAACTGCCCGACTCCGACCACAACAAGCAAGCGGCCAGCTTCTGGCTCACCCGCGAAAAGCGCATCCTACATTCCATCGTAAACTGCTCGCTCCTCGTGAAGGACTTTAGCCTGGCCGACCAGCTACTCCGCCAGCTAATCGATTCCCCCGGAACGACCGCTGACGAGAAGCGTTCCCTCCTCTCCTGCTGGGGTCGCATCCGGCTCCAGTGCGGGGACATTTACGGCGCGGAGAAAAAGTTCTCCGAAGCAAAGCGACTCAAAGAGGACGCCGCCGGCCAGGACGCGGATTTGCGCGAGCTCGTCGATCGTGGCCTGCTGGCGGTCGCCCAGAACGACTTCCAGTCCGCGTTCGATCTGTTCCAGAAGGCGGCCGCGTTGGACGCGACCAGCACGATGCTGTACAACAATATGGGCGTTTGTCTGCTTTATTCCGGTAAGTTGAAGGAAGCGATCAAGATGTTTGAGGGGGCGATTCAGCGGAATCCGAAGCTGGCGTTGAACGAAAATTTGCTCGTTAATTTGTCGACGCTGTACGAGCTGGAGTCGAACAACTCGAAAGATAAGAAAATTGCGCTGCTCAAGTTGGTTAACAAGAATCGGGCGGATTTGAGCGTGGGGTTGGATATTTGCTTGAAGCTGCAGACGATTGCATGA
- the LOC6053108 gene encoding protein 60A, giving the protein MITGALILLVVALRGALAVSGIYVDNGVSQTIRQNAITLHDRQEIEHEILDLLGLPDRPNSKHIHPSLRKSAPQFLLNIYHKQLDAAKGRGRGRRQRDTGSVYSRSLLTIADERVIEESDVIMTFLNKGHKDLPKIRHRRYGERLWFDTSETSADGAMQLYASLRIYKNSTIDDWNAITSGRLITVRASLIREYNAKRGEHNLELIAEHTVPYNYEGWLEINVTDAMDQWMTNRIGNKGIFVDAYYNERPSKNVRPQDFGLILSNKYGRYQPFLVSYCKGRELVKPTTHNNRSKRSVVKNSPRKAPKKSLKPKNPFLERWSQKEKSCQIHTLYVSFRDLNWQDWIIAPDGFGAFFCHGDCNFPLNTHMNATNHALIQTLVHLIHPNSVPKPCCAPTKLNPISVLYHIDDANINLKKYKNMVVKSCGCL; this is encoded by the coding sequence ATGATCACTGGCGCGCTAATTCTGCTCGTGGTGGCGCTCCGCGGTGCCTTGGCCGTGTCTGGAATCTACGTGGACAATGGCGTCAGTCAGACGATCCGCCAGAACGCGATCACGCTGCACGATCGGCAGGAGATTGAGCACGAAATTCTGGACTTGCTGGGGCTGCCGGATCGGCCAAACTCGAAGCACATTCATCCGTCGCTGCGCAAGTCGGCGCCACAATTCCTGCTCAACATCTACCACAAACAGTTGGACGCGGCGAAAGGTCGAGGGCGCGGACGCCGGCAGAGGGACACGGGCAGCGTTTACAGTAGAAGTCTGCTGACCATCGCGGATGAGCGCGTGATCGAGGAGTCGGATGTGATCATGACGTTTCTGAACAAGGGCCACAAAGATCTGCCCAAGATACGTCACCGGAGGTACGGCGAGCGGTTGTGGTTCGACACGAGCGAGACTTCGGCGGACGGAGCGATGCAGCTGTACGCGAGTCTGCGGATCTACAAGAACTCGACGATCGACGACTGGAACGCGATCACCAGCGGGAGGTTGATCACGGTACGGGCATCGCTGATTCGTGAGTACAACGCCAAACGGGGGGAGCACAACTTGGAGTTGATCGCGGAGCACACCGTTCCGTACAACTACGAGGGTTGGCTGGAGATCAACGTTACGGACGCCATGGACCAGTGGATGACCAACCGAATCGGTAACAAGGGAATCTTCGTCGATGCGTACTACAACGAAAGACCTTCCAAGAACGTTCGCCCGCAAGATTTCGGCCTCATTCTCTCCAACAAGTACGGACGCTATCAACCCTTCCTGGTCAGCTACTGCAAGGGTCGTGAACTGGTCAAACCAACGACCCACAACAACCGATCGAAGCGCAGCGTCGTCAAAAACTCCCCCAGAAAAGCCCCAAAGAAATCCCTCAAGCCGAAAAACCCCTTCCTCGAGCGATGGTCCCAGAAGGAAAAATCCTGCCAAATCCACACTCTGTACGTGAGCTTCCGTGACCTCAACTGGCAGGACTGGATCATCGCGCCGGATGGATTCGGGGCGTTCTTCTGCCACGGGGACTGCAACTTCCCACTTAACACCCACATGAACGCGACCAATCATGCCCTCATCCAAACCTTGGTGCACTTGATCCACCCGAACAGTGTTCCGAAGCCGTGCTGTGCGCCGACCAAGCTGAACCCGATCTCGGTACTGTATCACATCGACGATGCGAACATCAActtgaaaaagtacaaaaatatggTGGTGAAGAGTTGTGGGTGTTTGTAG